In a genomic window of Apteryx mantelli isolate bAptMan1 chromosome 2, bAptMan1.hap1, whole genome shotgun sequence:
- the RPL15 gene encoding large ribosomal subunit protein eL15 yields the protein MGAYKYIQELWRKKQSDVMRFLLRVRCWQYRQLSALHRAPRPTRPDKARRLGYKAKQGYVIYRVRVRRGGRKRPVPKGATYGKPVHHGVNQLKFARSLQSVAEERAGRHCGALRVLNSYWVGEDSTYKFFEVILIDPFHKAIRRNPDTQWITKPVHKHREMRGLTSAGRKSRGLGKGHKFHHTIGGSRRAAWRRRNTLQLHRYR from the exons ATGGGTGCCTACAAGTACATCCAGGAGCTATGGAGGAAAAAGCAGTCAGATGTGATGCGTTTCCTCCTTCGTGTCCGCTGTTGGCAGTATCGCCAGCTGTCTGCCTTGCATCGAGCTCCCCGGCCaacaagacctgacaaagctcggaGGCTGGGATACAAGGCTAAGCAAG GTTACGTTATCTACCGCGTCCGTGTTCGCCGTGGTGGTCGTAAACGCCCAGTCCCAAAAGGTGCAACCTATGGTAAACCTGTGCATCATGGTGTTAACCAGCTGAAGTTTGCCCGGAGTCTTCAGTCTGTAGCAGAG gAACGTGCTGGCCGTCACTGTGGGGCTCTGAGAGTCTTGAACTCCTATtgggtgggtgaagactccactTACAAGTTTTTCGAAGTGATCCTGATTGATCCCTTCCACAAGGCCATCAGGCGCAACCCTGATACCCAATGGATCACCAAGCCAGTTCACAAACACAGAGAGATGCGTGGGCTGACATCAGCCGGGCGGAAGAGTCGTGGTCTTGGCAAGGGCCACAAATTCCATCATACCATTGGTGGCTCACGTCGTGCTGCCTGGAGAAGACGCAATACCCTGCAGCTGCACCGTTACCGTTAA